The genomic window GGTCCACGCGAGTTCAGGGGGCGTCCGGCAGGGTCAGCGGGGGCGGGGAGGGGTCGGCGGCGGGCTCGCCGGGCCGGTCGACGCCCAGGCCCTGGCAGAGGATGGCGATGACCACGTGCTTGCTGACGCTGAGGCCCAGGATGCCCCAGAGGACGCCGAGCCGGAACAGCCAGAAGTTGAACGCCACGCACGCGACGAGGCCCAGGAGGGCGGCCATCGACATCTGGGGGCGGTTGGTATCCATGGTCGCGGGGATCTCGGCGGCGGGCGGGAGTCGGGAAGGGCTCGCCCGCGGCGACCCTCGGCCTCATTGTAGGCGCAGGGCAAAGGGTGTGCCGGATTCCGATTCGCCCGGCCGCGAGTCGCCGCGCGGGCCGGCGGCGAAGCGGCCCGGGTGCCCCCTGGCGTGAGGCCGACCGCCCGCATAGGATGTCTGCTTCGGGCGGGGTCCGCCGATGCACAAATCTTCCTCCGGCCCCGCCTGAACGCGGCGCCGGCCGGCTCCCGTCGGTGGCGGGTCGTGCCGCTGCCGAGAAGCCGACTCGTGGACTCGGTCCCCGGTACCCGTCCCAGGCAGCGATGAATCGAATCATGGCGAATACGACGATCGTCCGCCCGGAGTGGAGCACGGTCATCGACCCGGTGCTCCAGAAGGAGCTCGAGCAGCACGTCCTCGTCACGACGTGGGACAGGCTGCTGGGCCTGATCGACCCGATCTACAACTGGGGGCGGCGGTCCAGCCTCTGGCCCCTGGGCTTCGGCCTGGCCTGCTGCGCGATCGAGATGATCTGCACGGCGTCGAGCCGCTTCGACATCGCCCGCTTCGGCGCGGAGGTGTTCCGCGGGTCGCCCCGCCAGGCGGACCTGATGATCGTCTCGGGCACCGTCACCAAGACCATGATGCCCATGATCGCCCGGCTCTACGACCAGATGCCGGAGCCGAAGTACGTGATCTCGATGGGCGCCTGCGCCAGCGGCGGCGGCCCGTTCAAGGAGGGCTACAACGTCGTCTCGGGCATCGACAAGTACCTCCCGGTGGACGTGTACATCCCGGGCTGCCCGCCGACCCCGCAGGCGCTGCTGAACGGCCTGATCGTGCTCCAGAAGAAGATCGACGGCGAGAAGATCGTCAACGCGCCGTGGTACCGGGGCGACGTCGAGCGGGACATCCCGATCCCGGTCCTGGGCCCGGACCTGATCGACCTGCGGACGGTCGAGATCGCCGCCGAGAAGACGGCCCAGGGGGCCTTCGAGGCCCGCGAGGCCGAGCTGCCGAAGCCCCCCAAGATCCCGGCCCCCCAGCCCGAGGCGGAAGCCGCCCCGGCGGCGCCCTCCGCCAACGGCCCGGCCGCCGCCGCCCCGGCGGCGAAGCCGATGAGCAAGATCGAGATGATCCGCGCCAAGGCCCGCGGCGAGGCCGTCCCCGCCGCCGCGACCGACGGCGCCGCGGCGCCCGCCGCGCCCGCCGAGACGCCCGCGCCGGCGGCGAAGCCCGCCAAGAAGGCGAAGAAGGCCGAGGAGCGGCCGAGCCTCGTCTGGCTCGGCGTGGAGAAGCTGAAGGCGCTGGCCGCACGCCTGAACGGGGAGCTCGGCGAGGGGACGGCCACCATCGTCCAGGCCGGCCTGCTCATCCCCGCGGGGAAGCTCGTCGAGGCCGCGCTCTACCTGAGGGACCGCAACGAGGTCCGGTACGATTACCTGGCCAGCCTCCAGAGCGTCCACTACGAGGACTGCATCGAGGTCAACTATCAGCTCGACAGCACGAGCTCCCCGGGCTCGCTGATCGCGCTCCGGGTCCGGACGGCCGAGGCCGAGGGGGAGGGCGAGGTCCCGTCCCTGTACGCGGTCTATCGCGGGGCCGACTTCCAGGAGCGGGAGGTCTACGACATGATGGGCGTCCGGTTCGCCGGGCACCCGGAGCTGAAGCGGATCCTCATGTGGGACGGCTTCGCCTACTATCCCCTCCGCAAGGACTACCTGGAGCCCTACTACGAGGCGCCCGCGAAGGTCCTGCCCAGCCGCGTCGAGGACGGTTTCGGCCAGCACACCCGGGCCGAGGAGGTCCACCCGCTGGGGACCAACGTCAAGATCCCCCGCGACTTCAAGGACTGGGCCAGCCTCTCCAGCGGCTCGGATCCCAAGGGCAAGCCCCTCCTCCCGGCCGGCGTGGAGGTGGAGGAGCTGGGCACCGACCAGTACATGATCAGCATGGGGCCCCAGCACCCGAGCACCCACGGCGTCTTCCGCCTCAACCTCCGGGTCGACGGCGAGACGATCATCGGCCTCAAGCCGGTCATGGGGTACATGCACCGGAACCACGAGAAGATCGGCGAGCGGAACACGTTCCTGATGAACTTCCCGTTCACCGACCGGCTCGACTACCTCACCAGCATGGGGAACAACTTCGGCTACGCCCTCGCGATCGAGCAGCTCATGGGCGACGACGCGAGGCCGCCGGAGCGGGCCGAGTACATCCGCGTGATCATGGCGGAGCTGACCCGGATCGCCAGCCACATGTGGTCGATCGGCTTCCTCCTGAATGACCTGGGCGCGTTCTTCACCCCGGCGCTCTACGCGATCGAGGAGCGGGAGCTGATCCTGGACCTCTTCGAGTGGGCCTCCGGCAGCCGGATGATGTGCAACTACTTCCGCTTCGGCGGCGTGGCCTTCGACCTGCCGAAGGGGTGGATCGAGCGTTGCCGGGGGATCGTCAACGACCGCATCGACCGCAAGATCGACGAGCTGGACCGGTACCTCTCGGGCAACGAGATCGTGCTGGATCGCTGCAAGGGGGTGGGCGTCCTCTCCGCCGAGCAGGCGATCAACTACTCCGCGGCCGGCCCCGTGCTGCGGGCCTCGAACGTCCCCTACGACATCCGCCGCGCGGCGCCCTACAGCATCTACGACCGGTTCGACTTCGAGGTCATCACCGGGGCCAACGGCGACCTCTACGACAGGTACTACGTCCGGCTGCTGGAGATGCGGGAGAGCGCGAAGATCCTCAAGCAGGCCGTCCGCGACATCCCGGAAGGGCCCATCCTGCCGGGCAAGAAGACCTACCAGATCAAGGTGCCGGCGGGCGAGGCCTACTCGCGGGTCGAGAACCCCAAGGGCGAACTCGGCTACTACGTCCTGGCCGACGGCTCGGGGACGGCGTACCGGTATCACGTCCGCAGCCCGAGCTTCATCAACCTGACGGCGCTCGAGGCCATGTGCCTGGGCCACACCGTGGCCGACGTCGTCGGCATCCTCGGCAGCATCGACATCGTCCTGGGCGAGGTGGACCGCTAGCCCGGGCAAGAGGCGTTCCTCCAACCACGACCACGACCGCCGGATTCCGGCGTCTTTCTCGCAAGGCGGGGCTGGCTTCCATGGGCATGGGAACGGGCGTCATCCGCGGCCACGCGATCACCCTCCGCCGCTTCCTCCTCACCTTCTGGCGCGACGCACGCCAGGGCAGGGGGCTGAAGCGACGCGGCGGGGGGCACGGCCTCCTGGACTTCTTCCGCAAGCCGGAGCGGGGCAGCGAGCCGACGATCACCCAGGACTTCCGGACCGACGGCCTGTTCACCGTCGAGTACCCCGACGAGCGGCTCCCCGTCTACGAGCGATTCCGCGTCCTGCCCGTGCTCGTCTACGACACCGAGGACGGTAACGTCCGGTGCACCTCGTGCAACATCTGCGCGCGGGTCTGCCCGCCCCAGTGCATCTGGATGACGCAGGCCCGGAGCCCCAAGGGGACCGTCGTCCCGCTGCCCGAAGACTTCTACATCGACATGGACGTCTGCATGAACTGCGGGCTCTGCTCCGAATACTGCCCGTTCGACGCCATCAAGATGGACCAGAACTTCGAGCTGTCGAACTACGAGCGGCACCAGTCGCACATCTACGGCCTCCAGGACCTGCTCGTCTCCAGCGAGTACTACGCCAAGACCCACCCCGAGGCGTGGTCCAGCAGCGAGGAGGCGACCGAGCGCGGCAAGGTGGCCAAGAAGAAGGACCAGCGCCTCCAGAAGGCCCTGGCCGCCGGCCGCTCGACTCCCGCCGCCAAGCCCGCCCCCCAGCCCGCCAAGGCCTGATCCCCGGGTGCGACGCCGTCCCGAGCGGCCCCGGATCCGAGGGACCTCACTCCGACGCGCCTCGCCGCGTCCGCCCCCCCCGGCGGGCCGGCCTCGCATCCCGCCGAACGTCCGCCCGCGATAAGGCCCGGCGTCAGGTCCGCCGGGCCCGGGCCGCCGCGCGAAATCCGCCGCCCGGCCGCGTGGGGTGTGGCGGAGTGCGGCATAATTGGTAAAATGGGGAAGAAGCGGGATCTGGAATGACTGGCATTCCGATTTCACGGCCTCTCTGACGAGCTAGCTCATGATCAACATCATCCGGCAATTTCGGGCCTCGGGTCGCATCGCCGTCATGGAAGGCCGCGTCGTCGGGGCGGTGACCCGGGCCAGGCCGAGGCGGGCTCGCGGGCTCGTCGAGATGGAGGTGCTGGAGGATCGCCGGCTGCTGTCCACGGTGCAGACCTTCGACGGCGGCGGGACGCCGTACGCGGCCGGGCAGATCGGCGGCCCGCCGCCGGCGACGGTCACCCCGGGGGGGCCGAGCGGGAGCTTCATGCGCCTGGCGACGACGCCGACCAACGCGATCGCGGGGAACAACAATTCCATCTCGTTCGCGACGTCCGACCCCGGCACCTTCAACAGCGTGACGGCGCAGTGGGACTTCCGGGTGACGCAGACGATCCCGGGCCAGCGGGGGACCGGGATGTCGTTCGCCCTGCTGAATACGACGAACTATGGCACGTCGGGGACGGCGGCGAGCGTGACGCCGCAGCAGGGGCTGTACGACGGGTCGTTCGGCTTCGGCTTCGACACGACGAATAACACCGTGTACGCGAGCCAGAACAGCGGGATCGTGACCGCGGTGAGCGTCCCCTCGGGGTTGGACCTCGCCAGCGGCCAGTTCATCCACGCGACGGCCACGATCGACTTCCAGCATGCGACGGTCTCGCTCACGCTGACGCCGTCGAGCACCGGGACGGCCGTGACGATCTTCGACGCCCAGGAGATCCCGAACCTGGGCCCCTACCAGGCCCGCGTCGGGTTCCAGGCCGCCAACACCGCGGCGAACTACGCCGACTTCGACGTGGATAACATCAACGTCCAGTTCACCGGCCAGCGGCTCGCGGGCACCCTCTCCTTCGGGTCGGTGAACTTCGTGGCCAACGAGTCCGACGGGGTGGCCTTCATCACGATCAACCGGACGGGCGGATCGTCCGGCTCGGTGACGATCGGCTTCGTGTCGGCGGACGGCACCGCGCGCAACGGCGTGAATTACACCTCGGTGGCGGGCGCGATCACCTTCGCCGAGGGCGTGACGCAGCAGGTGGTCGCGATCCCGCTGATCGACGACGGCGTGGCCGACGGCAACAAGACGGTCAACCTGTACCTGAGCAACCCGACCCTGACCGCGCCCCTGTCGCCGCCGATCGTCTCCACGCTGACGATCGTGAACACCGACCCGGTCCCGCCGACGGTCTCGCCGACCGTGACGAAGGTGTACCGGGCCGGCACCAGGCGGGTGGCCGCCTTCCGGCTGACGTTCAGCCAGCCGCTGGACCGGGCGAGCGCGCAGGACACCTCGAATTACGAGCTGATCTTCCCGTCCGCGAGCCGGGCCGCTCGGACGGCGGCCCGGGGCGCCTCGGGCTCGGCGTCGAGGGCGTACGCGTTCGCCTCCGCGGTGCTGGATCCGACCGGCACGGTGGTGACGCTGAGCCGCGGCGTGCTGGGGCGGATGCATCTGCCGAAGCTCGTGCAGATCCTGGTGCGGGGGACGCCGCCCGCGGGCGTGAGGAACGCGAGCGGCACCTTCCTGGCCGGGACGGGAGGGGTGTCGGGGACGGACGCCCTGCTGACCGTCCGGGTCTGAGCGGATCGCGCGGGGCCGTCGGCCGCGGCGGGCGAAAAAGGCCCTGGAGTGGGGGCTTGCTCCGCCGCGACCGGCTCCTTAAGATCACACTCCATGGGCACAGTCGGGCGTCCCCTTCGCGCCGATCCCGGTCTCGGGGAAGCGTTTCTCGCCGGTCGGCCGCCCCGCAGCGCCGCCACGCGACACTCAGCATGATACCCACACCGCCGCAGCCGAAGTACGCGCCCGGGACCCGCCTCCGCATCACCCAGTTCGTCCGGGTGGGCCATCGCCGCTGGCTGACGCGGGTCGAAGGGCGGGTGGAAGGGGAGGGCCGTCGGCCCGTCGGCGGGATCGAGATGGGGGGAAAGGCCTCGTTCTGCCAGCAGGCCACGCTGCGCCTCCGCCGCGACGACGGCGAGGTGATCGAGGTCGCCCTGGACGAGGAGACGCAGGTGGAGGCCCTGCCGGCTTCCGCCGTCTGACCGAGCCGCGGACGCCGCGAACCCGCCGCGGCGGTCCGCCTCCCCGCGAGGACGAGCGAAAGACGAGGCCCCTCGGCGAGGACGGGCTCCCTCGCCGCAGCACTCCACGGGTACCGCGATGGTCCTCTACAACTACGTCTTCATCGGGCTGCTCCTCCTCCTGGCCGTGACCTTCGGCCTGCTGCCGCTGATCGTGGTCGCCGTGGTCGCGCCCCGCAAGCGCTCCCTCGCCAAGTCGGACACGTACGAGTGCGGGGTGCGCACCTACGGCGAGACCTGGATCCGGTTCCGGATCCAGTATTTCATCTACGCCCTGATGTTCGTCGTCTTCGACATCGAGACGGTGTTCCTGTATCCCTGGGCCGTGGCCTACGGCGAGCTCGGCACGTTCGCCCTGGTGGAGATGATCGTCTTCCTGGTCATCCTTTCTATCGGCCTGGCCTACGCCTGGGCCAAGGGGGTCCTGCGGTGGGTTTGACATGGCTCTCGGCCGGGGCCGCCCAGGCCCCGACCCTCCTCGCCCAGCAGCCGCTCGTCGAGCTCGACAGGTTCACCATCGTCCGCTGGCTCCTGTGGCTCCTCGTCGGCTTCTTCGGCGTCTTCCCGGGCATCGTGGCCTACATGGTCTGGCTCGAGCGGAAGGTCGCGGCCCGGTTCCAGGACCGGATCGGCCCCAACCGGGTCGGCCCGCTGGGCCTGCTCCAGCCGATCGCCGACGCCATCAAGCTGATCACCAAGGAGGACATCGTCCCCCGGAGCGCAGACCGCTGGGCGCACCTGGCGGCGCCGGTGCTGGTGATCATGTCCGCGTTCCTCGTGATGGCGGTGATCCCCTTCGCGGTCGGCCTGGCCCCGGTGGACCTGCCCTCGGGCATGGCCTACCTGATCGCCGTCTCGAGCATCAGCCCGCTCGGCATCTTCCTGGCCGGCTGGTCGAGCCGGAACAAGTACTCGCTCCTGGGCGCGATGAGGGCCGTGGCGCAGCTCGTCTCGTACGAGGTCCCGCAGGTGCTCTCCACGATCCCGATCGTCCTCTGGGCCGGCAGCCTGAGCCTGGTGACGATCTTCGACCGGCAGGTCGAGTACGGCTGGTTCCTCCTCTCCCCGCCGGGCTTCCTGGCCTTCATGATCCTCCTGATCGCGAGCATCGCCGAGGTGAACCGGACGCCGTTCGACCTGCCGGAGGCCGAGTCCGAGATCATCGCCGGCTATCACACCGAGTACTCGAGCATGCGGTTCGGGCTCTTCTTCCTGGCCGAGTACCTGAGCGTGTTCGCGGTGAGCTGCCTGGCGACGGTGCTCTTCCTGGGCGGCGGCACGCCGCTGCCGTTCGTCTCGTTCCCGGTGGGGGCGATCAGCCCCGGCTCGACGCCGTCGCTGATCCTGGCGGACTCGATCCTGGTGGCGATCTTCCTGTCCAAGGTGCTGTTCTTCATCTTCGTGATGTTCTGGGTGCGGGCGACCCTGCCGCGGATGCGGGTGGATCGGCTCATGAACTTCTCGTGGAAATACCTGGTGCCGCTCAGCATCGCCAACGTGCTGATCGCCGCGGTCTGGTACGAGATGGTGATCCGCCCCGGCGAATTGACGCTCGCCAACTGGCTCAAGGGCGTGGGCGTGACCGGGCTGATGACCGCGTTCCTCGTCTCGCTGGTCTTCACCGTCAACCGCCGGATCGCCGCGAGCGAGCCCCTGGGGGCGGACTGGCCGACGGTCCGGACGGTGCCCCAGGCCGGCGGGGCGATCCCTACGGCCCGCCCGTGATGCCGCGTCTCTGAAGCAAGTGTCCCGCACCCGAATGTAGTGAGCCCGGAGACCGGGCGGACCGGAGGGGTGGCCGTGTTCCAGATCCTCTTCCTCGTGATCGCCGGCCTGGGCCTGCTCGCCGCGCTGGGGTGCGTGCTGGCGCGGAACCTCGTGCACGCGGGGCTGTTCCTCGTCGGATACTTCTTCGTCGTGGCCGCGGTGTTCGTGATGCTGGAGGCCGAATTCCTGGCGGCGATCCAGGTGCTGGTGTACATCGGCGCGGTGGCGATCATCCTGATGTTCGGCATCATGCTGACGCGCAACGTCCAGGGGGACGACACGACGATCGTGGTGGGCCCCTGGCGCGTGCCGGCGATGCTCGCGGGCGTGCTCCTGCTGGCCGTGCTCGTCTTCGGGATCAACAACGCCGTGGCCCCGGCGGGGCAGGCGGCGTGGACGGGCCGGGCGGAGCGGCCGCCGATCACCGACGACCCGGCCAACCCCCCCGGCACCGCCGTCCGCCGGGAGGCGATCAACAACATGGGCCGCATGGTCGGCCTCGAGTTGATGAAGCGGTACGCGGTGGCCTTCGAGGTCGCCGGCCTGCTCCTGACGGCCGCCCTGGTGGGCGCGATCGCGCTGGCCCACCGGGATGAGGAGGAGCCCGTCGTCCCCTCGGCCTCGGGCGAGGGCGCGAGACGGGCCGAGCCCGCCGGCCCGGAGGCGGGGCTCGCCGCCAGCGGCGGCCGGACGTCGCCCTGACGTCGGATCATCGAGGCCGGGGCCGGGACGCCGCGGGGCGCCCCGGGGGACGTCCGGGCCGGGTCGACCAGTCCATTCCGAATCGAGCCCCTCCATGACGAACGACATCCCCCTCGCCTGGTTCCTGTACTTCGCCGCCGCCTCGTTCGCGATCGGCCTGACCGGCGTGCTGCTGCGGCGGAACGCCATCGCCGTCCTCATGGCGATCGAGATCATGCTCAACGCCGCGAACGTCAACCTGGTGGCCTTCTGGC from Aquisphaera giovannonii includes these protein-coding regions:
- a CDS encoding NADH-quinone oxidoreductase subunit D, which translates into the protein MISMGPQHPSTHGVFRLNLRVDGETIIGLKPVMGYMHRNHEKIGERNTFLMNFPFTDRLDYLTSMGNNFGYALAIEQLMGDDARPPERAEYIRVIMAELTRIASHMWSIGFLLNDLGAFFTPALYAIEERELILDLFEWASGSRMMCNYFRFGGVAFDLPKGWIERCRGIVNDRIDRKIDELDRYLSGNEIVLDRCKGVGVLSAEQAINYSAAGPVLRASNVPYDIRRAAPYSIYDRFDFEVITGANGDLYDRYYVRLLEMRESAKILKQAVRDIPEGPILPGKKTYQIKVPAGEAYSRVENPKGELGYYVLADGSGTAYRYHVRSPSFINLTALEAMCLGHTVADVVGILGSIDIVLGEVDR
- a CDS encoding 4Fe-4S binding protein, whose translation is MGMGTGVIRGHAITLRRFLLTFWRDARQGRGLKRRGGGHGLLDFFRKPERGSEPTITQDFRTDGLFTVEYPDERLPVYERFRVLPVLVYDTEDGNVRCTSCNICARVCPPQCIWMTQARSPKGTVVPLPEDFYIDMDVCMNCGLCSEYCPFDAIKMDQNFELSNYERHQSHIYGLQDLLVSSEYYAKTHPEAWSSSEEATERGKVAKKKDQRLQKALAAGRSTPAAKPAPQPAKA
- a CDS encoding Calx-beta domain-containing protein, translating into MINIIRQFRASGRIAVMEGRVVGAVTRARPRRARGLVEMEVLEDRRLLSTVQTFDGGGTPYAAGQIGGPPPATVTPGGPSGSFMRLATTPTNAIAGNNNSISFATSDPGTFNSVTAQWDFRVTQTIPGQRGTGMSFALLNTTNYGTSGTAASVTPQQGLYDGSFGFGFDTTNNTVYASQNSGIVTAVSVPSGLDLASGQFIHATATIDFQHATVSLTLTPSSTGTAVTIFDAQEIPNLGPYQARVGFQAANTAANYADFDVDNINVQFTGQRLAGTLSFGSVNFVANESDGVAFITINRTGGSSGSVTIGFVSADGTARNGVNYTSVAGAITFAEGVTQQVVAIPLIDDGVADGNKTVNLYLSNPTLTAPLSPPIVSTLTIVNTDPVPPTVSPTVTKVYRAGTRRVAAFRLTFSQPLDRASAQDTSNYELIFPSASRAARTAARGASGSASRAYAFASAVLDPTGTVVTLSRGVLGRMHLPKLVQILVRGTPPAGVRNASGTFLAGTGGVSGTDALLTVRV
- a CDS encoding NADH-quinone oxidoreductase subunit A, with product MVLYNYVFIGLLLLLAVTFGLLPLIVVAVVAPRKRSLAKSDTYECGVRTYGETWIRFRIQYFIYALMFVVFDIETVFLYPWAVAYGELGTFALVEMIVFLVILSIGLAYAWAKGVLRWV
- the nuoH gene encoding NADH-quinone oxidoreductase subunit NuoH, producing the protein MGLTWLSAGAAQAPTLLAQQPLVELDRFTIVRWLLWLLVGFFGVFPGIVAYMVWLERKVAARFQDRIGPNRVGPLGLLQPIADAIKLITKEDIVPRSADRWAHLAAPVLVIMSAFLVMAVIPFAVGLAPVDLPSGMAYLIAVSSISPLGIFLAGWSSRNKYSLLGAMRAVAQLVSYEVPQVLSTIPIVLWAGSLSLVTIFDRQVEYGWFLLSPPGFLAFMILLIASIAEVNRTPFDLPEAESEIIAGYHTEYSSMRFGLFFLAEYLSVFAVSCLATVLFLGGGTPLPFVSFPVGAISPGSTPSLILADSILVAIFLSKVLFFIFVMFWVRATLPRMRVDRLMNFSWKYLVPLSIANVLIAAVWYEMVIRPGELTLANWLKGVGVTGLMTAFLVSLVFTVNRRIAASEPLGADWPTVRTVPQAGGAIPTARP
- a CDS encoding NADH-quinone oxidoreductase subunit J family protein; the protein is MFQILFLVIAGLGLLAALGCVLARNLVHAGLFLVGYFFVVAAVFVMLEAEFLAAIQVLVYIGAVAIILMFGIMLTRNVQGDDTTIVVGPWRVPAMLAGVLLLAVLVFGINNAVAPAGQAAWTGRAERPPITDDPANPPGTAVRREAINNMGRMVGLELMKRYAVAFEVAGLLLTAALVGAIALAHRDEEEPVVPSASGEGARRAEPAGPEAGLAASGGRTSP